From the genome of Gracilibacillus salitolerans, one region includes:
- a CDS encoding LacI family DNA-binding transcriptional regulator: MATIRDIAKKAKVSPGTVSFVLNGKGDQMRIATKTQEKILKIAKDLGYLPSISARRLRNSESKHVPVISILWTLDTRASLISRFLKGIQKKSVYKDNLFEILIQPYENGKLSELESLRTGNKYNGAIIANASDEDLQYIEDANLKVPIVLYQRRSNKYSTVNVDGKKTGLDVAKFLYEKHQKNVGIIVPNLSSQAVSFRQEGFIEGVNKMGINNICVQYGDFSEKGGYEVMESLIKQSSSLPEALFFLSDPMAVGALSASHDYGIRVPEDLKIIGHDNDDQTSFTVPSLTTVHLPVEEMAGACVNQLIGQINQKIETPTNEKFQTSIIVRNSC; the protein is encoded by the coding sequence ATGGCAACTATTCGTGATATAGCAAAAAAAGCTAAGGTTTCACCTGGTACCGTTTCTTTTGTTCTAAATGGTAAAGGTGACCAAATGAGAATTGCGACTAAAACACAAGAAAAAATACTAAAAATTGCTAAAGACCTAGGTTATCTTCCAAGTATATCAGCAAGGCGTTTGAGGAATAGTGAATCAAAGCATGTCCCTGTCATATCCATTTTATGGACGTTGGATACAAGAGCATCGCTAATAAGCAGGTTTCTTAAAGGAATTCAAAAGAAGTCTGTATATAAAGATAATTTATTTGAAATATTAATACAACCATATGAAAATGGGAAGCTAAGTGAATTAGAGAGCTTACGGACAGGAAATAAGTATAATGGAGCAATTATTGCAAATGCATCTGATGAAGACTTGCAGTATATTGAAGACGCTAATCTTAAGGTACCAATTGTTTTGTATCAAAGAAGATCGAATAAATACAGTACAGTTAATGTAGACGGTAAAAAAACTGGGTTAGACGTTGCTAAATTCTTATATGAGAAACATCAAAAGAATGTAGGTATCATTGTTCCAAATCTATCATCCCAAGCAGTTTCATTTAGACAAGAAGGTTTTATAGAAGGTGTAAATAAAATGGGGATAAATAATATATGTGTTCAGTATGGGGATTTTAGTGAGAAGGGTGGATATGAGGTAATGGAATCATTAATAAAACAATCGAGTTCATTACCAGAAGCACTCTTCTTTCTAAGTGATCCAATGGCAGTAGGTGCTCTTAGTGCAAGCCATGACTATGGTATACGTGTACCAGAAGACTTAAAAATTATAGGTCACGACAATGACGATCAAACATCATTCACCGTACCTTCCTTAACTACAGTACATCTCCCGGTAGAAGAAATGGCGGGTGCCTGCGTTAACCAGTTGATAGGTCAGATAAACCAAAAAATAGAGACACCAACTAATGAAAAATTTCAAACGAGCATCATTGTACGAAATAGTTGCTGA